One window of Catonella massiliensis genomic DNA carries:
- a CDS encoding S8 family serine peptidase, with the protein MVSKKVLCLTLALATSLSTFQSGYALANDKSTDSLNQAASYAAGSFATNWKALLASEKEGIGSFVVMLKDGENPASVVSAFTEKVKGLGIEAEIEEVFNTEFAGVVYKTTKADALKIAQLPEVETVSKEKVYKKSVMPAKQEGRAAFRSYVPSNILMVKDKVPAEYDGRGMAVAIIDSGADVKNPDFRLDAGVNVKVSKDLATGFIAGSKKGAYISEKIPFVYDYADKDNDVLEPAKESHGMHVAGITAANPVDPEKNGVVGVAPNAQLLIMKVFGDKAKGARTRDYINALEDCVSLGVNAANMSLGSGAGSERFMDPGVSVVIDKAKKRGMTVAIAEGNDGYFGQGSSKPDVNYPDYGLAASPGIVEDALTVASIENTSVRRGYLQVENSNHNIIFSSLMNIDNYAKKNDLYDKYMDVVSRGLGEAEDFKNDTENSLEGKVVLIKRGKITFEDKVKNAKAHGAKFVVIYNHEQGGSNLMGMVTNDTETVTTMISYDDGMFLMNESSPKLRIARNMINVENPNVGKMSDFSSWGLTSDGDFKPDITAPGGNIYSTLNDNSYGNMSGTSMASPHVAGAVAVILQRIEKEYPDITEEAKQLLTKNLLMSSALPHKSLVNGLYSSPRQQGAGVLNLYNAIYAPAVLYGKNHVTSVNLGSIPKGGNADVNVTVENITKGSITYNAKLYLTTDGVETDQYGSKHFTLDPVTLGAIELGSVTVEAGKSANVKAAVDVSKLNFPETPYGNYLDGFIVFTSEDEVELSIPVTGFVGDWANLPVLEDDIYALYNEGKLPIYYSEHGTYSHLGSSADGAHAVLGEKQNKGKLPIYDGEHLAISPNGDKSYDYVRFYGTFLRGFRDFTMTVKNASTGAVVYQSKEDTEGVKNYYGEAIATQEDIDKKVSTGGDWEWDGKVGDTDAPDGNYVLEVSYAPLVSGASVQTKTYSFVVDRVKPEVELSSYDAKKGEFKVSKIKEELSGVKDVIAYTIENENAKLIDVKEENGEYVISTADTGKELKDINLYIEDWAGNVYDAPLSESIKEEKKPEITPTTPVVPSPSVPSVPLVPVAPSVPGATPAPGSSLVPSPDITPMPTNPDAKLDIDGDKTPQGDAANQGSESGKAGSIKKYQLTKIKAKTALNKIVKKFKALFTKEAYKVKLLVSKEKVEVRLPYKKAVKGYVFYAANIKTGKRYKASYDKKKKELVFKTDKSGTYAILKKKAKKK; encoded by the coding sequence ATGGTTTCAAAAAAAGTGTTATGTCTTACCCTTGCGCTGGCTACAAGTTTGTCGACTTTCCAGTCAGGGTATGCCTTAGCAAATGACAAAAGTACGGATTCTTTGAATCAGGCTGCTTCATACGCTGCAGGCTCATTTGCTACAAACTGGAAGGCTTTGCTTGCCAGCGAAAAGGAAGGAATAGGCTCCTTCGTTGTGATGCTTAAGGATGGAGAGAATCCTGCTTCAGTGGTGTCAGCCTTTACTGAGAAGGTGAAGGGCCTTGGCATAGAAGCTGAGATTGAAGAGGTATTTAATACCGAATTTGCGGGAGTTGTGTACAAGACTACCAAGGCTGATGCTCTTAAGATAGCACAATTGCCTGAGGTAGAGACTGTAAGCAAGGAGAAGGTATACAAGAAGTCTGTTATGCCTGCAAAGCAGGAAGGCAGAGCAGCATTTAGAAGCTATGTTCCAAGCAATATCCTTATGGTAAAGGATAAGGTGCCTGCAGAATATGACGGTAGAGGAATGGCGGTAGCCATCATAGATTCAGGTGCGGATGTAAAAAACCCTGATTTTCGCTTGGATGCGGGTGTAAATGTAAAGGTAAGTAAAGACCTTGCAACAGGCTTCATTGCAGGCAGCAAAAAAGGTGCTTATATAAGTGAGAAGATTCCTTTTGTTTACGATTATGCAGACAAAGATAATGATGTATTAGAGCCTGCAAAAGAGTCTCACGGAATGCACGTAGCGGGAATCACAGCAGCCAACCCTGTAGATCCTGAAAAAAACGGTGTAGTAGGTGTTGCGCCTAATGCTCAGCTTCTCATCATGAAAGTATTTGGTGATAAGGCAAAGGGTGCACGTACAAGAGACTATATCAATGCTTTAGAGGACTGTGTTTCTTTAGGTGTAAACGCAGCCAACATGAGCCTTGGTTCAGGTGCGGGTTCAGAGAGATTTATGGATCCGGGTGTATCTGTTGTGATTGATAAGGCAAAGAAAAGAGGCATGACTGTTGCCATTGCAGAGGGTAATGACGGATATTTCGGACAGGGTTCATCAAAGCCTGACGTTAACTACCCTGACTACGGTCTTGCTGCTTCACCAGGTATAGTGGAGGATGCACTCACAGTTGCCTCTATAGAGAATACTTCAGTAAGAAGAGGCTATCTTCAGGTTGAGAATAGTAACCATAATATCATATTTTCAAGTCTTATGAACATCGATAACTATGCTAAAAAGAACGACCTTTATGACAAGTATATGGATGTAGTATCCAGAGGACTTGGAGAGGCTGAGGACTTTAAGAATGATACAGAGAATAGCCTTGAGGGCAAGGTTGTTCTTATCAAAAGGGGCAAGATTACCTTTGAAGATAAGGTTAAGAATGCAAAGGCTCACGGTGCTAAGTTCGTTGTAATATATAATCATGAGCAGGGTGGCTCAAACCTCATGGGAATGGTAACTAACGATACAGAGACAGTTACAACCATGATATCCTATGATGACGGAATGTTCCTTATGAATGAGTCTTCACCTAAGCTTCGTATTGCAAGGAATATGATAAATGTAGAGAATCCTAATGTAGGAAAAATGTCTGATTTTAGCAGCTGGGGACTTACATCTGATGGAGACTTTAAGCCTGATATAACTGCTCCGGGTGGAAATATTTACTCTACATTAAATGATAATTCTTATGGAAATATGTCAGGTACAAGTATGGCTTCTCCTCATGTAGCAGGTGCAGTTGCAGTCATTTTGCAGAGAATTGAGAAGGAGTATCCTGACATCACCGAGGAGGCTAAGCAGCTGCTTACAAAGAATCTCCTTATGAGTTCAGCTCTACCTCACAAGAGTCTGGTAAATGGACTCTACAGCTCACCTAGACAGCAGGGTGCAGGTGTATTAAACCTTTACAATGCTATCTATGCGCCTGCTGTATTATACGGAAAGAACCACGTTACGAGTGTAAACCTTGGAAGCATTCCTAAGGGTGGCAATGCTGATGTAAATGTAACAGTTGAGAACATTACCAAGGGCAGCATTACTTACAATGCAAAGCTTTATCTCACTACAGATGGAGTTGAGACAGACCAATATGGAAGTAAGCACTTCACTCTAGACCCTGTAACTCTTGGCGCTATTGAACTTGGAAGCGTAACAGTGGAGGCAGGAAAGAGTGCCAATGTTAAGGCAGCGGTAGATGTTTCAAAGCTTAATTTCCCTGAAACACCTTATGGAAACTATCTTGATGGCTTCATAGTATTTACTTCAGAAGATGAGGTAGAGCTAAGCATACCTGTAACAGGCTTTGTTGGAGACTGGGCTAATCTTCCTGTACTTGAGGATGACATCTATGCCCTTTACAATGAAGGTAAGCTGCCTATATATTATAGCGAACATGGTACATACTCTCACTTAGGCAGCAGCGCTGATGGTGCGCATGCTGTACTTGGTGAGAAGCAGAATAAGGGTAAGCTACCTATATATGATGGTGAGCACCTTGCAATTTCACCTAACGGCGATAAGTCATATGACTATGTCAGATTCTACGGAACCTTCCTTAGAGGCTTTAGAGACTTTACAATGACTGTAAAGAATGCTTCAACAGGAGCTGTAGTTTACCAGAGTAAAGAGGATACCGAAGGTGTCAAGAATTACTATGGAGAAGCTATTGCAACACAGGAAGACATTGATAAAAAGGTATCTACCGGCGGAGACTGGGAGTGGGATGGTAAAGTAGGCGACACAGATGCTCCTGACGGCAACTATGTCCTTGAAGTAAGCTACGCCCCACTTGTAAGTGGTGCCAGCGTTCAGACAAAGACTTATAGCTTTGTAGTAGACAGGGTTAAGCCTGAAGTAGAGCTTTCTTCTTATGATGCAAAGAAGGGTGAGTTCAAGGTAAGTAAGATTAAGGAAGAGCTTTCAGGAGTAAAAGATGTCATTGCTTATACCATTGAAAATGAAAATGCAAAGCTTATTGATGTTAAGGAAGAAAACGGAGAGTATGTCATAAGTACAGCGGATACAGGCAAGGAGCTTAAAGACATCAACCTCTATATTGAAGACTGGGCAGGAAACGTATATGATGCGCCTCTTTCAGAGTCCATTAAGGAAGAGAAGAAGCCTGAAATTACTCCTACTACACCTGTAGTACCTTCTCCTTCAGTTCCTTCAGTTCCGTTAGTGCCTGTAGCACCTTCAGTTCCTGGTGCTACTCCAGCACCTGGTAGTTCATTAGTGCCTTCACCTGACATTACGCCTATGCCAACTAATCCTGATGCGAAGCTTGATATAGACGGCGACAAGACTCCTCAGGGCGATGCAGCTAACCAGGGTTCTGAGTCAGGAAAAGCAGGTAGCATAAAGAAGTACCAGTTAACCAAGATTAAGGCAAAGACAGCCTTAAATAAGATAGTTAAGAAGTTCAAGGCTCTTTTTACCAAGGAAGCTTACAAGGTTAAACTTCTTGTGTCTAAGGAAAAGGTAGAAGTAAGGCTTCCATACAAGAAGGCAGTAAAGGGCTATGTATTCTACGCTGCCAATATAAAAACCGGCAAGCGTTACAAGGCTTCTTACGACAAGAAGAAAAAGGAGCTTGTATTTAAGACAGATAAGTCAGGAACTTATGCTATTTTGAAGAAAAAGGCTAAGAAGAAGTAG
- a CDS encoding XRE family transcriptional regulator, whose product MRNLGKTIAKHRKEHKLKQSQLADRLTSYDIFVKPNTVSAWESGLSLPSSKQLLAICEILNIYDIYTEFIGTNPDNPFRNLNKEGIDKVMEYTYLLEKSGDYKTAEIIPINVIRERKVYFAAVSAGNGSFLDGEDYEMHASADIPEKADFGVHVSGDSMEPVYKDGELIWIEQTSSLEDGETGIFFLDGNAYVKKFQNNKKGAYLVSLNKKYAPMPITENSSFKIFGRVLTG is encoded by the coding sequence ATGAGAAATTTGGGAAAAACTATAGCAAAGCATAGAAAAGAGCATAAGCTGAAGCAGAGCCAGCTTGCAGACAGGCTTACAAGCTACGATATCTTTGTTAAACCAAATACCGTAAGTGCCTGGGAATCAGGACTTTCTCTGCCAAGCTCTAAGCAGCTACTTGCTATATGTGAGATTTTAAACATTTATGATATATATACCGAGTTCATTGGAACTAATCCCGACAATCCTTTCCGCAATCTGAATAAAGAGGGTATAGACAAGGTAATGGAATACACCTATCTCCTTGAAAAGAGCGGAGATTATAAGACTGCCGAGATTATTCCTATCAATGTGATAAGAGAAAGAAAGGTTTACTTTGCCGCCGTATCAGCAGGCAACGGCTCCTTCTTAGACGGGGAAGACTATGAGATGCATGCCTCAGCGGATATACCTGAGAAGGCTGATTTCGGGGTTCATGTAAGTGGAGACAGCATGGAGCCTGTTTATAAAGATGGTGAACTTATATGGATTGAGCAGACTTCTTCACTTGAAGACGGCGAAACCGGCATTTTTTTCCTTGACGGCAATGCTTATGTGAAGAAGTTTCAGAATAACAAAAAAGGAGCTTATCTCGTTTCTCTTAACAAGAAATACGCCCCTATGCCTATTACGGAGAACAGTTCATTTAAGATTTTTGGCCGAGTTTTAACAGGGTGA
- a CDS encoding aldehyde dehydrogenase: MTEQDIEKLIKEQNKYFNSGLTRSYESRLVSLKTLKRAILSNEDELCRALKEDLGKSRAEAFMCEIGLAISEINWLIKHLRGLMRKKYVLTPLAQFAATSFRSPSPYGNVLIISPWNYPLLLTLEPLADALAAGNTAILKPSAYAPVTSDIIKKMLEESFNTGLVAVVTGGRAENQALLKQKFDKIFFTGSKEVGKEVMRKAAEHLTPITLELGGKSPCIVEKSAKIGLAARRIVFGKFLNCGQTCVAPDYILCDESIRESLVSAIKKEITLQFGSKPLENPDYGKIVNEKHFNRLKGLINEEKTVCGGGLDEENNRIEPTVMVDVNWEDAVMGEEIFGPILPILTYKTLDEAVLVIESHPHPLALYCFTEDKRVKEKILKKCRFGGGCINDVVIHLATSEMPFGGVGESGMGSYHGRAGFEEFSHTRSIVDKKTWMDMPVRYQPYTGFKEKLLRLFLR, encoded by the coding sequence ATGACAGAGCAGGATATAGAAAAACTTATTAAAGAGCAGAATAAGTATTTTAATTCAGGGCTTACAAGGAGCTATGAATCAAGACTTGTTTCGCTTAAGACCTTAAAAAGAGCAATACTTAGTAATGAAGATGAGTTGTGCAGAGCATTGAAGGAGGATCTTGGCAAGAGCAGGGCAGAGGCTTTCATGTGTGAGATAGGACTTGCTATTTCTGAGATAAACTGGCTTATAAAGCATCTTAGAGGGCTAATGAGAAAGAAATATGTCCTCACCCCTCTTGCACAGTTTGCGGCAACCAGCTTTAGAAGTCCGTCTCCTTATGGAAATGTGCTGATAATAAGTCCTTGGAACTATCCTTTACTCCTTACCTTAGAGCCTCTTGCGGATGCACTGGCTGCGGGAAATACAGCCATATTAAAGCCGAGTGCCTATGCGCCCGTGACTTCTGATATAATAAAGAAAATGCTTGAAGAGAGCTTTAATACCGGGTTGGTAGCTGTAGTTACCGGAGGAAGGGCTGAAAATCAGGCTCTCTTAAAGCAGAAATTCGACAAGATATTCTTCACAGGAAGCAAGGAAGTTGGTAAAGAAGTAATGCGAAAAGCGGCTGAGCATCTTACTCCTATAACCTTAGAGCTTGGAGGCAAGAGTCCCTGCATAGTAGAAAAAAGCGCCAAAATAGGTCTTGCTGCAAGGAGAATAGTATTTGGAAAGTTCCTAAACTGTGGTCAGACCTGTGTTGCACCTGACTACATCCTTTGTGATGAAAGCATAAGAGAGAGCTTGGTTTCTGCAATCAAAAAGGAAATAACCTTACAGTTTGGAAGCAAACCGCTTGAGAATCCTGACTACGGCAAGATAGTAAATGAAAAGCATTTTAACAGGTTAAAAGGACTGATAAATGAGGAAAAGACAGTATGCGGCGGAGGCCTTGATGAGGAGAATAACAGAATAGAGCCTACTGTTATGGTAGATGTAAATTGGGAAGATGCAGTAATGGGCGAGGAGATATTTGGTCCAATACTCCCTATACTTACTTATAAGACCTTAGATGAGGCTGTTTTGGTGATTGAAAGTCATCCCCATCCTTTGGCTTTATACTGTTTTACGGAGGATAAGAGAGTTAAAGAGAAAATTCTAAAAAAATGCAGATTTGGCGGTGGCTGTATCAATGATGTGGTAATTCATCTGGCTACAAGTGAAATGCCTTTTGGAGGAGTTGGAGAGAGTGGAATGGGCTCTTACCACGGAAGGGCAGGCTTTGAGGAATTTAGCCATACAAGGAGCATAGTGGATAAGAAGACCTGGATGGATATGCCTGTACGCTACCAGCCTTATACGGGATTTAAGGAGAAGTTGCTGAGGCTGTTTTTAAGGTAG
- a CDS encoding DUF2804 domain-containing protein, whose amino-acid sequence MRNHEITEYQNLLDKNGNVAEPGWSRKQFQRYRRKDIKAPAVRIKEWDYYLILNKDFGIALTMSDDGYLGLQSASFLKFTGKPFEHTETILTPFPMGKLKMPETSKEGNCFYKDKRLTLSYELVANTSGNGRKRHIICNFKNFYNGKPFKCDVWLDEPEMDSLVIATPWNKKHAFYYNQKINCMRASGEVQFNDKTYQFNPKTDFGTLDWGRGVWTYENTWYWGTCSCDLDGHSFGFNIGYGFGNTKAASENILFYDGVGHKIDDVMFVIPGDNGPNPLKEKGEEVKSGKRDKKRAIRYMDKWKYISSDGRFEMEFEPIIDRKAKIDLKLLCSDQHQVFGKMSGTAILDDGRKIELKDVLCSAEHIYNKF is encoded by the coding sequence ATGAGAAATCACGAAATCACAGAGTATCAAAACCTTTTAGACAAAAATGGAAATGTGGCGGAGCCCGGGTGGTCTAGGAAGCAGTTCCAAAGATACAGGAGGAAGGACATAAAAGCTCCTGCAGTAAGGATTAAGGAGTGGGACTACTATCTCATATTAAATAAAGACTTTGGTATAGCCCTTACAATGTCTGATGACGGCTATCTGGGACTACAGTCTGCAAGCTTTCTTAAATTTACAGGAAAGCCTTTTGAGCATACGGAAACCATCTTAACACCATTTCCTATGGGTAAGCTGAAAATGCCTGAAACAAGCAAGGAGGGGAACTGCTTTTACAAAGATAAGAGACTTACCCTCTCTTATGAGCTTGTTGCAAATACTTCGGGAAATGGTAGAAAAAGGCATATAATCTGCAATTTTAAGAACTTTTATAACGGCAAGCCTTTTAAGTGTGATGTATGGCTTGATGAGCCTGAAATGGACAGTCTGGTCATAGCTACACCTTGGAATAAAAAACACGCATTTTACTATAATCAGAAAATAAACTGTATGCGCGCCTCAGGAGAGGTGCAGTTTAATGATAAAACCTATCAATTTAACCCTAAGACAGACTTTGGTACCCTGGACTGGGGCAGAGGAGTGTGGACCTATGAAAATACCTGGTACTGGGGAACTTGCAGCTGCGACCTGGACGGACACAGCTTTGGCTTTAACATAGGCTATGGCTTTGGCAATACAAAGGCAGCGAGCGAAAATATCCTCTTCTATGACGGGGTAGGACACAAGATTGACGATGTTATGTTTGTGATACCGGGAGACAATGGACCTAATCCGCTAAAGGAAAAGGGTGAAGAGGTTAAGTCCGGAAAGAGAGACAAAAAGAGAGCCATACGCTATATGGATAAGTGGAAATATATCTCCTCTGACGGACGCTTTGAAATGGAGTTTGAACCTATCATCGACAGAAAGGCGAAAATCGACCTAAAACTTCTTTGTTCCGACCAGCATCAGGTATTTGGTAAAATGAGTGGAACCGCCATCCTTGATGATGGAAGAAAGATAGAGCTTAAGGATGTACTTTGCTCGGCAGAGCATATATATAATAAATTTTAA
- a CDS encoding S24 family peptidase — translation MKKFRSSKKGAYLVSLNKNYAPMPVTENSSFKIFGRVLAG, via the coding sequence GTGAAGAAGTTTCGAAGCAGCAAAAAAGGAGCTTATCTCGTTTCTCTAAACAAGAATTATGCCCCTATGCCTGTTACGGAGAACAGTTCATTTAAGATTTTTGGCAGAGTTTTGGCAGGGTGA
- a CDS encoding CdiA C-terminal domain-containing protein, with amino-acid sequence MKDITDEWKEVLQRNVKEVRDLTEYEANGTVYKVDNKCILLDHNQVEKEIANIFSEKYGKSIQLVPRILYPQKIKTPDYLIEGEKYDLKIPIGSGKNTIYDLVRKSKAQADNFIICLDNTVLGIDDVDLQIKTIYSSKHTQSINKIILIKNGEILKVFKR; translated from the coding sequence ATGAAAGATATAACAGATGAATGGAAAGAAGTATTACAGAGGAATGTGAAAGAGGTTAGGGATTTAACGGAATATGAAGCGAATGGAACTGTGTATAAGGTGGACAATAAATGCATATTACTTGATCATAATCAAGTAGAAAAGGAAATTGCTAATATATTTTCTGAAAAATATGGAAAGTCAATACAATTAGTTCCTAGAATTCTATATCCACAAAAAATAAAAACACCTGATTATTTAATTGAAGGTGAAAAATATGATTTGAAAATACCTATAGGTTCAGGGAAAAATACAATTTATGATTTGGTAAGGAAAAGTAAGGCACAGGCTGATAATTTTATAATCTGCCTAGATAATACGGTGCTAGGAATAGACGATGTAGATTTACAAATAAAAACCATTTATAGCTCAAAACACACCCAAAGCATCAACAAAATAATACTGATAAAAAATGGGGAAATATTAAAAGTGTTCAAGAGATAA
- a CDS encoding CdiA C-terminal domain-containing protein, with the protein MKDITSEWKRVSHRNVKEVRDLTEYEVNGTVYKVDGRHVVLDYSQYEKEVADILAIKYGREVNMIPKISYPQGISTADYLIDGVRYDLKTIKTEGKNVLNNAIQKKKRQSSNFIFDISECPLAEGDIISQIERIYKSFNTRFVDEIVLLKKENIVRVFKR; encoded by the coding sequence ATGAAAGATATAACGAGCGAATGGAAAAGAGTATCACATAGGAATGTGAAAGAGGTTAGGGATTTAACGGAATATGAAGTAAATGGAACTGTGTATAAGGTTGATGGCAGACATGTTGTCCTTGATTATTCACAATATGAAAAAGAAGTAGCAGACATATTGGCAATCAAATATGGCAGGGAAGTAAATATGATACCAAAGATATCATATCCGCAAGGAATTTCAACTGCTGATTACCTGATAGATGGAGTCAGATATGATTTAAAGACAATAAAAACAGAGGGAAAGAATGTCCTAAATAATGCTATTCAAAAGAAGAAAAGGCAATCTTCAAATTTTATATTTGATATAAGTGAGTGCCCATTAGCTGAGGGAGATATAATTTCTCAAATTGAAAGAATATATAAATCTTTTAATACCAGATTTGTTGATGAGATAGTCTTATTGAAAAAAGAAAATATAGTAAGAGTATTTAAAAGATAA
- the dinB gene encoding DNA polymerase IV: MSRTILHSDCNCFYASVELLHHPEIRGKPVAVCGDPDARHGIILTADYEAKRYGVKTGMALWQARQLCPDLIFLPARMDLYLRFSRMAQEIYSEYTDKVEPFGIDESWLDVSDSVSIKGDGYSIAKEINNRMKKELGITVSIGVSFNKVFAKLGSDYKKPDAITTMGKDEYRTKAWPLPVSDLLYVGRATDRKLRTMGVKTIGDLALMDEGILTKKFGKVGNILHAFANGYDTSPVKIENTSAPIKSVGNSTTTPKDMRTDEDVKIVLYILAESVAARLRENGFRCRTVEISIRDKELFHFSKQMKLKNASNITGEIAEAAYMLYKKSYSLPANEYELKSFGTEFYQKPLRSIGISGSDLVTDFYWEQMDIFMDPKLREKRMKMDVTVDNIRKRFGFYSIQRGLMYRDSILSACNAKEDHTVHPIGYFG, translated from the coding sequence ATGAGTAGAACCATACTTCACAGCGACTGCAACTGTTTTTATGCTTCAGTTGAACTTCTGCATCATCCTGAGATTAGGGGAAAGCCTGTTGCAGTTTGCGGCGATCCCGATGCAAGGCATGGCATAATTCTCACAGCGGATTATGAGGCAAAGAGGTATGGAGTAAAGACGGGGATGGCACTTTGGCAGGCAAGACAGCTCTGTCCTGACCTCATCTTTCTCCCTGCAAGGATGGATCTTTATCTTAGATTTTCAAGAATGGCTCAGGAGATATATTCGGAATACACAGACAAGGTAGAGCCATTTGGAATAGATGAGTCCTGGCTTGATGTGAGCGACAGCGTGAGTATAAAGGGAGACGGATATTCAATTGCAAAGGAAATAAATAACAGGATGAAAAAGGAACTTGGTATAACCGTCAGTATAGGAGTCTCATTTAACAAGGTTTTTGCAAAGCTTGGCTCTGACTACAAGAAGCCGGATGCCATTACCACTATGGGTAAGGACGAATACCGCACAAAGGCATGGCCGCTCCCTGTATCGGATCTTTTATATGTGGGGAGGGCGACAGATAGGAAGCTTAGGACAATGGGCGTAAAGACTATAGGAGACCTTGCGCTTATGGACGAGGGCATCCTTACTAAAAAGTTTGGCAAGGTGGGGAATATCCTTCATGCATTTGCAAATGGTTATGATACATCTCCCGTAAAGATTGAAAATACTTCCGCACCGATTAAATCAGTAGGCAACAGCACCACAACTCCGAAGGATATGAGAACTGATGAGGATGTAAAGATTGTATTATACATTCTTGCAGAGAGCGTGGCTGCAAGGCTTCGTGAAAATGGATTTCGTTGCAGAACTGTGGAAATAAGCATCAGAGACAAGGAATTATTTCATTTTTCAAAGCAGATGAAGCTTAAAAATGCCAGCAATATCACAGGTGAAATAGCTGAAGCAGCTTATATGCTTTACAAAAAAAGCTATAGTCTGCCTGCAAATGAATATGAGCTTAAAAGCTTTGGTACGGAATTTTATCAAAAGCCGCTAAGGAGTATAGGAATCAGTGGCTCAGATCTTGTGACAGACTTTTACTGGGAGCAGATGGATATATTTATGGATCCTAAGCTTAGGGAAAAGAGGATGAAGATGGATGTCACTGTTGACAATATAAGAAAAAGATTTGGATTTTACAGTATTCAGAGGGGGCTTATGTACAGAGATTCTATCTTATCTGCCTGTAATGCTAAGGAAGACCATACTGTGCACCCTATCGGGTACTTTGGGTGA
- a CDS encoding sugar kinase gives MNLQIKSKEECAYDEVSMGEVMLRLDPGEGRIRTARSFAAYEGGGEYNVARGLAKCFGFKTAVITSLAKNDVGYLIEEMIDAGKVDSQFILWKDFDGIGRAVRNGLNFTERGHGVRGALGISDRANTAASKLKPGDFDFDHLFGKLGVRWFHTGGIFAALSESTAEFTIEAVKKAKQYGTIVSYDLNYRPSLWKHIGGLEKCREVNREIAKYVDVMIGNEEDYTACLGFEVPGNTEDLTSLNLDGYKLMLNEATKVYTNWKAAGTTLREVKTATVNDWSAMLYVDGEIYRANEYKALEILDRVGGGDSFASGLIYGLMETGDPAKAVNYGAAHGALAMTTPGDTSMARKAEVESLMSGCSARVKR, from the coding sequence ATGAATTTACAGATTAAAAGTAAGGAAGAATGTGCCTATGACGAGGTATCAATGGGAGAAGTTATGCTACGCCTCGATCCGGGTGAGGGAAGAATAAGGACTGCCAGGAGCTTTGCGGCCTATGAGGGAGGCGGCGAGTACAATGTAGCAAGAGGACTTGCCAAATGCTTTGGCTTTAAGACTGCTGTCATCACCTCTCTTGCAAAAAATGATGTGGGTTATCTCATAGAGGAAATGATTGATGCAGGAAAGGTTGACTCTCAGTTCATACTGTGGAAAGACTTTGACGGCATTGGCAGGGCTGTTAGAAACGGACTTAACTTTACCGAGAGAGGACATGGAGTAAGAGGCGCCCTTGGCATATCCGATCGTGCCAATACTGCTGCCAGTAAACTTAAACCGGGCGATTTTGACTTTGACCACCTCTTTGGCAAATTAGGTGTAAGGTGGTTCCATACAGGAGGAATTTTTGCTGCCCTTTCTGAAAGCACCGCAGAGTTCACCATCGAAGCCGTAAAAAAAGCAAAACAATACGGTACTATTGTAAGCTATGACTTAAACTACCGCCCTTCTCTCTGGAAGCACATAGGAGGCCTTGAAAAATGCAGGGAAGTGAACCGTGAAATAGCTAAATATGTAGATGTAATGATTGGAAATGAAGAAGATTATACTGCCTGCCTTGGCTTTGAAGTGCCTGGAAATACAGAAGATCTTACCTCTCTTAACTTAGACGGATATAAGCTTATGTTAAACGAGGCAACCAAGGTATACACCAACTGGAAGGCCGCAGGGACCACTCTCCGTGAGGTTAAGACAGCTACAGTTAATGACTGGTCAGCAATGCTATATGTGGACGGCGAAATCTACCGCGCAAATGAGTATAAGGCTCTTGAAATCCTTGACAGAGTGGGAGGCGGTGACAGTTTTGCTTCAGGTCTGATTTATGGACTTATGGAAACGGGCGATCCAGCGAAGGCTGTAAACTATGGCGCAGCCCACGGCGCACTTGCAATGACTACTCCGGGCGATACCTCGATGGCAAGAAAAGCCGAAGTTGAATCCCTGATGTCAGGCTGCTCCGCAAGGGTTAAGAGATAG